The nucleotide sequence TATTTTTACCTTCTAAAAATTTACACATCATGGGAATATTTGATAAGATCTTTAAGAGCGATAATGAAGAAAAGAATGTTGAGAAAAAACAAATTTCATGGATTGAGATAAAGCAAATGGAAATGTTAGACGAAATTGTGGAGGCAAGTAAACATCACCCAGTTGCAATATTAAAACACTCTACCAGCTGTGGAATTAGTAGGATGGTCCTACGTCAATTTGAAGCAACTTATGATATAAGAGAAGAAGATATGAAATTGTATTTTCTTGACCTTTTAAGTTATAGAGAGATCTCCAATAAAATTGCTTCTAGATTTAATGTGCCTCACCAAAGTCCGCAACTCATTGTTTTAAGTGAAGGAAAGGTTATTTACGATGCTTCTCATAGTGAGATCTCTGCAGATAAACTTAAGTCTATTGCGTAATAGTTTTTAAAGCATCATTAATTATGGATGAGAAGCCGAGTCAAAATAAAGGAGAAGAAAAAGAAGGGAAGGATCAAGATCGTAACCCTAAGAATTCTGGGAGAAATAAGATAAGTAAAGA is from Gillisia sp. Hel1_33_143 and encodes:
- the ytxJ gene encoding bacillithiol system redox-active protein YtxJ, with amino-acid sequence MGIFDKIFKSDNEEKNVEKKQISWIEIKQMEMLDEIVEASKHHPVAILKHSTSCGISRMVLRQFEATYDIREEDMKLYFLDLLSYREISNKIASRFNVPHQSPQLIVLSEGKVIYDASHSEISADKLKSIA